The sequence below is a genomic window from Pseudobdellovibrionaceae bacterium.
CACTACAAAGTGAGTCCTAACATCACCTTGGGCAGAGACTCCAGCAACGATATACTTATTAAAGACCCCCATGTCTCTTCCCTACACGCTCAAGTGCTTCAAAAGAAGGAAGGGCTATATCTAATCAATAAAAGCGTAAAAAATAAAATTCGCACTAATGGTCAAAAAACAGAATCGCTGCTGTTAAAAGAAGGGCTACTTTTTCAACTAGGAAAAACAGAAATTCAGGTCGAAAGAGCAACCAACGACACCCCCGCTCCCGTAGAGCAAAAAACCTGGGGGCAATTGCTGTATGACAACCTTAGTGAAAAAAACTTTACCAATGCAGCTGTCGCCAAAAGTATAACAGCCCTTACCCCCATGGTAAGGTTAACTTTTATCACTGGTTTGCAAAGAAAAACACAGTGGTTATTAGGTTATGGCCCTCGGCACATAGGCCCTAGCTCTTATGACCTACCTATTGTCGGAGATAATATTCCCGACTTGTGTTTTAGTATTGTGCAAAAAAATAAGGTTCCCTTTTTTCAAACTAATCATCCAGATAAGGTGTTGTTTAATAAACAAAGTGTTAGCACCGCCGCCTTGCAAGATCGAGATATTATTTATATAGATAAAATTAAAATTGAAATTCATCTACTATAATTTTTTTATGCTATGAACCAAAAACAAAAAATAAACCCCGTTCCTGTAGTTAAAAAGCATTTTAAAAGCTTTGACCAAACTTCCATTTATTATGAGGTGCGCGGAACAGGAAAGCCTGTTGTGTTTGTTTATGGCATCGGCTGTTTAATGAATCACTTTATTTATCAAACTTTTTATTTAGCACAAAATTATCAAGTAATAAGTATTGATTTAAGAGGTCATGGTAAGTCGGCCTCTCCAAAATTAAAAAAGAATGTATCTATTTCTGCTCTTGCTAAAGATATTGAGTTTTTGTTAAAAAAACTAAAAATTACTAATGCGCATTTTGTTGGTCATAGTTTTGGCTGTAGTGTTTTGTTGGAAGCTTATAAACAAAATAAAAATTCATTTAAAAGCTTAAGTTTAATTAATGGCTTTGCCTCTAACCCACTAGACGGCATGTTTTATTCTAAACAATTAGCGCAAGAGCTTTATGAATATATCAATCGCTTTTCTAAAACATTGCCAGAAAGCTTTAGCTTACTTTGGGAAAGTGTTATCGATAATCCTTTAAGCCCTTATTTGCTTGCTTTGCTGGGAGGCTTTAACCCTCACGCTGTGGAAAAAAAAGATATTGAAATTTATATCCAAGGGCTTGCTTATATTAACCAAGAAATATTTTTTAAACTATTTAACGAAATGATTAAAGCAGACTATTCCAATTTACTTAAAAAAATAAAGGTTCCGACCTTAGTTATTGCCGGAAAAAAAGATCCACTTACCCCTTTAGAAAAACAGAAAACTATTAGTAAGGCTATTGCTAACAGTACGCTGTTTATTTTTGAAGACGGCAGCCACTGCACACAATTAGATTTTCCTAAAGAACTTAGTAATATTTTACAAAACTTTATTAATAAGGTTTAATCTTTTATAACTGTTATTGCAGAAAGCAATTGCTCGCGAATGTCGCCCACACCACCAGCGCCACCAGGAAGCATAATCGTGTTGGTTTTTCCATGAGCTGTCATTTTTTCTAAAGTTTCTAAATACTGGGTTGTTAAAATTAAATTTGTTGCTGCTTCAGAGTTTAAGCCTGCTTGTTTTAAGCTTGCCATAGAATCTTCCATTCCTTTTGCAATGGCCATTCGTAATTGCGCATAACCCTCACCGGTTAATCGCTTACTTTCGGCATCAGCTTCGGCTGCTTTTACCACGCGAATTTTGGAGGCATCGGCTTCGTTGGTGGCTGCTACTTTATCTCGAGCAGTGGCGTTAATTTTATTCATCGACTCTTTTACTAATGTGTCTGGGTCAATATCTGTTACCAGGGCCGTGGTAATGGAGTAACCAAAATCATCCATAGAGTCAGACAAGCTCTCTTTAATCGCATCTGCCACTGTTTCTTTATTGGCAAACACTTCGTCTAACTGCATTTTTGGAATTTCTGATCGCACGACATCAAAAATATAGGCTCTAATTTGTCTTGTGGGGTCATCCAATTTATAAAACGATTCGTAAATTTTATTAGGCATAATAAAATACTGAACAGACACTTGCGTTCTTACAAAAACATTGTCTTTAGTTTTGGTTTCAATTTCTACATCTAGCTGATTAATTTTTAAATCTTGAGTGGTTACAATTTTGTCAATAACAGGTATTTTAAAATGAAGCCCCGCTTTTGCAACGGTGGAAAATTTACCTAGCCTCTCTACAATTTTTGCCGTTTGTTGAGAAACCAAATACCAAGCATCAAAAAATATTAAAAGAACTATACCTATAAAAAATAAACTAAACATCTATATACCTCGGTTTTTATTTATAACAACGATTTAAAAAATTCGCAATTCATTTTTGTAATAACATCTAAAGAAATTTCTTTAGGGCAAACGGCAGAGCAAACTCCTGTGTTAGTGCAAGATCCAAATTGCTCTTTATCCATTTGTGCAACCATGCGCTTGCTTCGTTCTTTTTTTTCTACTTGCCCTTGGGGTAATAAAGCTAATTGGGCTAACTTAGCCCCTACAAACAAACTGGCCGAAGCATTTTTACAAGCAGCCACACAAGCTCCACAACCAATGCAGGCTGCATAATCAAAAGCTTGGTCGGCTTCTTTTTTTCCAATTAAAATGCTGTTAGCATCTTGAGCGTTACCCGTATTAATTGAGGTGTAACCCCCTGCTTGTTGAATTCTATCAAAAGCACTTCTATCAACAATTAAATCTTTAACCACAGGAAAGGCTTTTGCTCTAAAAGGTTCTACAAAAATCGTTTCTCCATCTTTAAAAGTGCGCATATGCAACTGACAAGTGGCCGTTCCCATTTCTGCACCGTGAGGAATGCCGTTAATCACCAAAGAGCAGGCGCCGCAAATTCCTTCGCGACAATCGTTATCAAACTCCACGGCAGATTTATTTTTTTTAATAAAATCTTGATTAACAATGTCTAGCATTTCTAAAAAAGACATTTCGTCAGAAATATTTTTTGCTTCGTAGGTAACAAACTTTCCCTTTGCGTCTGGGTCTTTTTGTTTCCAAAGTTTTAAAATGTAGTTTTTCTTTTTCTGTTCCACGGTTACTTATAGCTCCTAGTGCTTGGTTTTATTTTTGTAAACTCTAAATTTTCTTTATGTAATTGCCATTCCATATTTTTAGATAAGCTTTGTTCTGCTTTATATTCGTAAGCAGAAACATGGCAAAAATCTTCGTCGTTTCGCAAAGCCTCGTTTTCTTCAGTTTGATGCTCTTCCCTAAAGTGTCCACCACAAGACTCCTCTCTTTGCAAAGCGTCTTTGGCCATTAACTCTCCCAACTCTAAATAATCGGCCACGCGACCGGCTTTTTCTAGCTGGTAGTTTTTACTTTTATCGTCGCCAGTAACTTTTAAATTATTGTAAAACTCTTCTCGTAGTTTTGGAATTTCTATTAAGGCTTTTTTTAACCCTTCAGCGTTTCTAGACATTCCTACATTTTCCCAAATGACAGCCCCTAAGTCACGATGAAATTCTTCTACTGTTTTATTTCCTTTAATGGATAAAAAATTAGCCGTTTTTTCTTTCACTGTATTTTCTGCTTCTTTAAATGCTGGGTGACTTACAGAAACTTCTTCTAAAGAGGTCGAGGCTAAATAGTTGCCTAAAGTATACGGAATAACAAAGTACCCATCTGCTAAACCTTGCATTAAGGCCGATGCCCCTAAGCGATTGGCTCCGTGGTCAGAAAAATTTGCCTCCCCTAAAACATGCAAGCCAGAAATAGTGCTTTGTAAATTATAATCTACCCACAAACCTCCCATAGTATAATGAGAGGCGGGATAAATACGCATCGGCTTTGCATACGGGTT
It includes:
- a CDS encoding FHA domain-containing protein, yielding MSFYFVIQSGPLKGAHYKVSPNITLGRDSSNDILIKDPHVSSLHAQVLQKKEGLYLINKSVKNKIRTNGQKTESLLLKEGLLFQLGKTEIQVERATNDTPAPVEQKTWGQLLYDNLSEKNFTNAAVAKSITALTPMVRLTFITGLQRKTQWLLGYGPRHIGPSSYDLPIVGDNIPDLCFSIVQKNKVPFFQTNHPDKVLFNKQSVSTAALQDRDIIYIDKIKIEIHLL
- a CDS encoding alpha/beta hydrolase; the protein is MNQKQKINPVPVVKKHFKSFDQTSIYYEVRGTGKPVVFVYGIGCLMNHFIYQTFYLAQNYQVISIDLRGHGKSASPKLKKNVSISALAKDIEFLLKKLKITNAHFVGHSFGCSVLLEAYKQNKNSFKSLSLINGFASNPLDGMFYSKQLAQELYEYINRFSKTLPESFSLLWESVIDNPLSPYLLALLGGFNPHAVEKKDIEIYIQGLAYINQEIFFKLFNEMIKADYSNLLKKIKVPTLVIAGKKDPLTPLEKQKTISKAIANSTLFIFEDGSHCTQLDFPKELSNILQNFINKV
- a CDS encoding SPFH domain-containing protein; translated protein: MFSLFFIGIVLLIFFDAWYLVSQQTAKIVERLGKFSTVAKAGLHFKIPVIDKIVTTQDLKINQLDVEIETKTKDNVFVRTQVSVQYFIMPNKIYESFYKLDDPTRQIRAYIFDVVRSEIPKMQLDEVFANKETVADAIKESLSDSMDDFGYSITTALVTDIDPDTLVKESMNKINATARDKVAATNEADASKIRVVKAAEADAESKRLTGEGYAQLRMAIAKGMEDSMASLKQAGLNSEAATNLILTTQYLETLEKMTAHGKTNTIMLPGGAGGVGDIREQLLSAITVIKD
- a CDS encoding succinate dehydrogenase/fumarate reductase iron-sulfur subunit, which gives rise to MLKLWKQKDPDAKGKFVTYEAKNISDEMSFLEMLDIVNQDFIKKNKSAVEFDNDCREGICGACSLVINGIPHGAEMGTATCQLHMRTFKDGETIFVEPFRAKAFPVVKDLIVDRSAFDRIQQAGGYTSINTGNAQDANSILIGKKEADQAFDYAACIGCGACVAACKNASASLFVGAKLAQLALLPQGQVEKKERSKRMVAQMDKEQFGSCTNTGVCSAVCPKEISLDVITKMNCEFFKSLL